A window of the Labrus mixtus chromosome 8, fLabMix1.1, whole genome shotgun sequence genome harbors these coding sequences:
- the LOC132979394 gene encoding transcription factor BTF3 homolog 4-like isoform X1, translating into MCYYIYHKQNTMNQEKLAKLQAQVRIGGKGTARRKKKVVHKTATADDKKLQGSLKKLAVNNIAGIEEVNMIKDDGTVIHFNNPKVQASLSANTFAITGHAELKQLTEMLPGILSQLGADSLTSLRKLAEQFPRQPMDMKAVKEEIAEEEDDDVPDLVENFDEASKNEAN; encoded by the exons ATGTGTTATTATATTTATCATAAACAGAACACTATGAATCAAGAGAAGCTCGCCAAACTTCAGGCACAAGTCCGGATAGGTGGAAAG GGAACGGCTCGCAGGAAGAAAAAGGTTGTtcacaaaacagcaacagctgacgACAAAAAACTCCAGGGCTCACTGAAGAAACTGGCAGTGAACAACATCGCAGGGATAGAAGAG gTAAATATGATCAAAGATGACGGAACGGTGATCCACTTCAACAACCCCAAAGTGCAGGCGTCTCTGTCTGCAAACACGTTTGCCATCACAGGCCATGCTGAGCTCAAGCAGCTGACAGAGATGCTGCCCGGCATCCTGAGCCAGCTGGGAGCCGACAGCCTCACCAGCCTGCGCAAGCTGGCAGAGCAGTTCCCACGGCAAC CGATGGACATGAAAGCAGTCAAGGAGGAAATtgcagaagaagaggacgaTGATGTTCCAG aTCTGGTGGAAAACTTTGATGAAGCCTCAAAGAATGAAGCAAATTGA
- the LOC132979394 gene encoding transcription factor BTF3 homolog 4-like isoform X2, with the protein MNQEKLAKLQAQVRIGGKGTARRKKKVVHKTATADDKKLQGSLKKLAVNNIAGIEEVNMIKDDGTVIHFNNPKVQASLSANTFAITGHAELKQLTEMLPGILSQLGADSLTSLRKLAEQFPRQPMDMKAVKEEIAEEEDDDVPDLVENFDEASKNEAN; encoded by the exons ATGAATCAAGAGAAGCTCGCCAAACTTCAGGCACAAGTCCGGATAGGTGGAAAG GGAACGGCTCGCAGGAAGAAAAAGGTTGTtcacaaaacagcaacagctgacgACAAAAAACTCCAGGGCTCACTGAAGAAACTGGCAGTGAACAACATCGCAGGGATAGAAGAG gTAAATATGATCAAAGATGACGGAACGGTGATCCACTTCAACAACCCCAAAGTGCAGGCGTCTCTGTCTGCAAACACGTTTGCCATCACAGGCCATGCTGAGCTCAAGCAGCTGACAGAGATGCTGCCCGGCATCCTGAGCCAGCTGGGAGCCGACAGCCTCACCAGCCTGCGCAAGCTGGCAGAGCAGTTCCCACGGCAAC CGATGGACATGAAAGCAGTCAAGGAGGAAATtgcagaagaagaggacgaTGATGTTCCAG aTCTGGTGGAAAACTTTGATGAAGCCTCAAAGAATGAAGCAAATTGA